The Echinicola rosea genome has a segment encoding these proteins:
- a CDS encoding OstA-like protein translates to MLQKTLTYTLTFCCLLFIARLTNAQQSRDFLGLTKADSIHRVEATQIQKVYGNIIMKQREFTIYCDSAYYDQKGNKSELFGNVRIENPKDTVTITCFYADYNGNNYLAKLRDDVVFVKAGTTLYTDFLDYNRKSGMADYFNFGKVVDSTNVLTSQKGRYETQEEKITFTDNVILVNPEYTLKSNILYYFTVPKIAETEGITNIRSEKGDELNAKKGSFYDTQNKLFRFYEGDVENETSKVSGDELFYDENKKYYEGKDNVSIFNKERNIEVFGDIGKYWEEKKYSEVFGNALVQKYFEADTMYMTADTLISQDSEAAANRHMLAYPNTRMIKGEMSGRADSTVYMYADSTIFLYGDPLLWNNKSQISADSIHFLIANEDIDRAFLKDNAFAITSDTIANFNQIKGRQMIGFFEDGDMNKLEVEGNGESLYFALENDTTLQGVNSLLCGKIFMYFENGNVTKINHTVNPDASFTPPHMLNEENTQLEGFVWRAEERPTLKMIHAWRTPKKQPKNPQNLFNEPNIRIPYPDEDDIQTIINEWIKTQE, encoded by the coding sequence ATGCTACAAAAGACCCTTACATATACACTTACATTTTGCTGTTTGCTTTTCATTGCCCGTCTCACAAATGCACAACAATCAAGGGATTTTCTTGGCCTGACCAAAGCTGACAGCATCCACAGGGTCGAAGCCACACAAATACAAAAAGTTTATGGCAATATCATCATGAAGCAAAGGGAGTTCACCATCTATTGTGACTCGGCTTATTATGATCAAAAGGGCAACAAGTCCGAACTTTTTGGTAATGTACGAATAGAAAACCCTAAAGACACCGTCACCATCACCTGTTTCTATGCAGACTACAATGGCAACAACTACTTGGCCAAATTACGGGACGATGTCGTATTCGTAAAAGCAGGAACGACCTTATACACCGACTTTTTGGATTACAACAGAAAGTCTGGGATGGCCGACTACTTTAACTTCGGAAAAGTGGTGGACAGTACCAATGTACTTACCAGCCAAAAAGGACGGTACGAAACCCAAGAAGAAAAAATCACCTTCACGGACAATGTTATTTTGGTCAACCCAGAATACACCTTAAAGTCAAATATCCTCTACTATTTTACTGTACCCAAAATTGCAGAAACAGAAGGCATCACCAATATCCGATCAGAAAAAGGCGATGAGCTCAACGCCAAAAAAGGCAGCTTCTATGATACCCAAAACAAGCTATTTAGATTCTACGAAGGCGATGTGGAGAATGAAACCAGCAAGGTCTCAGGAGATGAACTTTTTTATGATGAAAACAAAAAATATTACGAAGGAAAAGACAATGTCAGCATCTTTAACAAAGAACGAAACATTGAAGTTTTTGGGGATATAGGCAAGTATTGGGAAGAAAAAAAGTATTCGGAGGTCTTTGGTAATGCCTTGGTGCAGAAATATTTTGAAGCGGACACCATGTACATGACGGCAGACACTTTGATCAGCCAAGATAGTGAGGCAGCTGCAAACCGCCACATGCTGGCCTACCCAAACACCCGCATGATCAAAGGGGAAATGTCAGGAAGGGCTGACTCCACGGTGTACATGTATGCCGACTCCACCATTTTCCTTTATGGCGATCCCTTGCTATGGAACAATAAAAGTCAAATTTCCGCTGACAGCATCCACTTTCTCATTGCCAATGAAGATATTGACCGGGCTTTTCTGAAAGACAATGCCTTCGCCATCACTTCCGACACTATTGCCAATTTTAACCAGATCAAGGGCCGCCAGATGATCGGCTTCTTTGAAGATGGGGATATGAACAAACTGGAAGTGGAGGGCAATGGCGAATCCCTTTATTTTGCCTTGGAAAATGACACCACACTACAAGGTGTCAACTCCCTGCTTTGTGGCAAAATTTTCATGTACTTCGAAAATGGCAATGTGACAAAAATAAACCACACCGTTAATCCCGATGCATCGTTCACCCCACCGCATATGCTAAATGAGGAAAACACTCAGCTTGAGGGATTTGTATGGAGAGCCGAAGAACGGCCTACATTGAAAATGATCCACGCGTGGAGGACTCCCAAAAAACAGCCCAAAAACCCTCAAAACCTCTTTAACGAACCCAATATACGTATCCCTTATCCGGATGAAGATGACATCCAAACCATCATCAATGAATGGATAAAAACACAAGAATAA
- the recN gene encoding DNA repair protein RecN codes for MLKNLSITNYALIETLEMGPSPALNMITGETGAGKSIMLGAIGLLLGNRADTKALFDDEKKCIIEGVFEIGNYGLESYFQAEDLDYEAQCIIRREITPSGKSRAFVNDTPVKLDILKSLGKSLMDIHSQHDTLLLAAGEYQLSLIDAFANTQAEKESYLTAFKAYKKSRKAYEKLLHEAGELRKEADFNQFQLEELSALQLQEGEQETLENEQEVLDNAEEIKSKINENLQLLQGDEIGVSTLLLQINQGFQQLTRYSNRFNELKERFDSVCIEVNDIAATLEDEDGKVEVDFDKLEEIRERLSKIYQLQKKHGMQTVEELMTLEKELADKAFQIGNLDEELEQLKSATEAASHTLTKAGELLSQKRQKCFKGFAKEITGLLVHLGMENATIEISHQKVAPTATGIDEVEVLFTANKGVKPQPIRQVASGGEFSRLMFAIKYIMADKIALPTLIFDEIDTGISGEVALQMVKMMQEIAKRHQVICISHLPQVAAKGDKHYFVYKDNSAAKTMSKIRALTQKERITEIAKMIAGANPSESAMQSAMDLLR; via the coding sequence ATGCTAAAAAACCTGAGCATCACCAACTATGCACTGATCGAAACCCTGGAAATGGGACCTTCCCCTGCACTCAACATGATTACCGGGGAAACAGGAGCCGGTAAATCCATCATGCTCGGTGCTATCGGTTTACTCCTCGGAAACAGGGCGGATACCAAAGCACTTTTCGATGACGAAAAAAAGTGCATTATTGAAGGGGTGTTTGAGATCGGTAATTATGGCCTGGAAAGTTACTTTCAAGCCGAAGACCTGGATTATGAAGCCCAATGTATCATTCGTAGGGAAATAACCCCTTCGGGAAAATCAAGGGCCTTTGTCAATGACACTCCTGTAAAACTGGACATCCTCAAATCCTTGGGCAAGTCATTGATGGACATCCATTCCCAACATGACACCCTGCTATTGGCCGCTGGTGAATACCAGCTGAGCCTGATCGATGCCTTTGCCAATACCCAAGCGGAAAAGGAAAGCTATCTGACAGCCTTCAAAGCCTATAAAAAATCACGAAAAGCATACGAAAAGCTGCTTCATGAAGCAGGAGAATTACGTAAAGAAGCCGATTTCAATCAATTTCAACTGGAAGAGCTATCCGCTCTCCAACTGCAGGAAGGTGAACAGGAAACACTGGAAAACGAACAGGAAGTCTTGGACAATGCCGAGGAAATCAAGTCCAAAATCAACGAAAACCTCCAATTGCTTCAAGGTGATGAAATAGGGGTTTCCACCCTCCTATTGCAAATCAATCAAGGTTTTCAACAGCTCACCAGGTACAGCAACCGCTTTAATGAGCTCAAAGAGCGATTTGACAGTGTATGCATCGAAGTAAACGATATTGCTGCCACGCTGGAAGATGAGGACGGCAAAGTGGAAGTAGATTTTGACAAATTGGAAGAAATCAGGGAGCGCCTCAGCAAAATCTACCAACTCCAAAAAAAGCATGGAATGCAAACAGTGGAAGAGCTGATGACCTTGGAAAAAGAATTGGCGGACAAAGCCTTTCAAATCGGCAACCTCGATGAGGAATTGGAGCAGTTAAAATCAGCTACTGAAGCGGCTTCCCATACCCTTACCAAAGCCGGCGAACTACTTTCCCAAAAGCGTCAAAAGTGCTTTAAAGGCTTTGCAAAGGAGATCACAGGACTGTTGGTTCATTTGGGCATGGAGAATGCCACCATTGAAATTTCCCATCAGAAAGTCGCTCCGACGGCCACTGGGATAGATGAAGTAGAGGTCCTCTTCACAGCCAATAAAGGTGTAAAACCCCAGCCTATCCGTCAAGTAGCCTCCGGTGGAGAATTTTCGAGGCTGATGTTTGCGATCAAATACATCATGGCTGACAAAATCGCCCTGCCCACCTTGATTTTTGATGAAATCGACACAGGAATCTCTGGTGAAGTAGCACTCCAAATGGTCAAGATGATGCAGGAAATTGCCAAAAGACACCAGGTAATCTGTATCAGTCACCTTCCACAAGTCGCTGCCAAAGGGGACAAGCACTACTTTGTATATAAAGACAACAGTGCCGCCAAAACCATGAGTAAAATACGCGCCTTGACCCAGAAAGAACGCATTACGGAAATTGCCAAAATGATCGCCGGAGCCAATCCTTCTGAAAGTGCCATGCAAAGTGCCATGGATTTACTTAGATGA
- a CDS encoding T9SS type A sorting domain-containing protein, giving the protein MKNFLSLIMLVFLLFQPPTAEAQQVHVLSEKIQFTGKIDDIQRKSVILQNTSDEKKEYIMKFMRGQIGSSQDISVCIGDTCLDPRKDISKIKVTLEPNEIFTDLYIEFKLGITETKGTFDLHFSNTADLRDVFIIEGVYETFAPKDDEAVNHRDISFGSVYPNPSNRIAQIDYQIKNPNANIKLLINSFIGNPIEELTLSPQQKTVLINVSDFNPGVYFYTLMVNGKNIVTKKLVVKK; this is encoded by the coding sequence ATGAAAAATTTTTTATCGCTAATTATGCTAGTTTTCCTACTTTTTCAGCCACCAACAGCTGAAGCCCAGCAGGTGCATGTCTTAAGCGAAAAAATACAGTTTACAGGTAAAATTGACGACATCCAGCGTAAATCGGTCATTCTTCAAAACACTTCTGACGAAAAGAAAGAATACATCATGAAGTTTATGAGAGGGCAAATAGGCTCTTCCCAAGACATTAGTGTATGTATTGGGGACACCTGTCTGGATCCCCGTAAAGACATTTCCAAAATCAAGGTCACCTTAGAGCCCAATGAAATATTCACAGACCTGTATATAGAGTTTAAATTGGGAATTACCGAGACGAAGGGCACCTTTGACCTTCACTTCTCCAATACTGCTGACCTAAGAGATGTGTTCATTATCGAAGGCGTGTACGAAACCTTCGCTCCAAAAGACGACGAAGCGGTAAACCATAGAGATATCTCATTTGGAAGCGTTTACCCAAATCCCAGCAATAGAATTGCGCAAATCGACTACCAAATAAAAAACCCCAATGCAAACATCAAACTGCTCATCAATAGTTTTATCGGTAACCCTATCGAAGAGCTCACCCTTTCTCCCCAACAAAAAACCGTACTCATCAACGTGAGTGACTTCAACCCGGGGGTTTATTTTTACACACTTATGGTGAATGGAAAAAATATAGTCACCAAAAAGCTCGTTGTCAAAAAATAA
- a CDS encoding DNA-directed RNA polymerase subunit omega, with amino-acid sequence MAVNPSIITRDLDKVAEVSGNLYESIHIVSQRAKQISLATKEELNTKLSEFASTVDNLEEVFENKEQIEISKFYERMPKPSTLAMEEYMEGKVHFRKPEEESEEEL; translated from the coding sequence ATGGCAGTTAATCCTTCAATTATCACTAGAGACTTGGACAAAGTAGCCGAAGTATCCGGAAACTTGTATGAGTCCATCCACATCGTTTCGCAAAGAGCAAAGCAAATCTCTTTGGCCACTAAAGAAGAACTCAACACTAAATTGTCAGAGTTCGCTTCTACTGTGGACAATCTGGAGGAAGTGTTCGAAAACAAAGAACAAATCGAAATCTCCAAATTCTATGAAAGAATGCCTAAGCCTTCTACTTTGGCCATGGAAGAGTACATGGAAGGCAAAGTACACTTCAGAAAGCCTGAAGAAGAAAGCGAGGAAGAACTATAA
- the porD gene encoding type IX secretion system protein PorD, with product MRNRLFLLLLFLSFTIQVTAQELNFTVTINSERARTQNKDIFDQMKNSFEQFLNGRSWTNDQYDASERIQGNMLITINDMPQVGYFEATVQIQAVRPVYGTSYETLTFNFVDRNWNFEFKESQPMEFNRYSYLNEITSLLAYYAYIVIGIDYDSFSQEGGEPHFEIANNIVSNALQSSRLGWDQDPSNRRNRYWLIDELYSSQVTRAIREAYYLYHRRGLDLLTQNPEEAYTNILQALGKLAEVNNTQPNSILTITFMDAKSDEVTKILKNAPLEIKEQAVDYLLQVDPNNARKYNDIL from the coding sequence ATGAGAAATAGACTCTTTTTACTCTTATTATTTTTATCCTTCACCATCCAAGTGACTGCTCAGGAGCTCAACTTCACCGTTACCATCAACAGTGAACGAGCGAGAACACAGAACAAGGATATTTTTGATCAAATGAAAAATTCCTTTGAGCAGTTTTTAAATGGACGCAGTTGGACCAATGACCAATACGATGCTTCGGAGCGTATCCAAGGCAATATGCTGATCACGATTAACGACATGCCACAAGTAGGTTATTTTGAAGCCACTGTTCAGATTCAAGCCGTCCGACCGGTATATGGCACCAGCTATGAGACCTTGACCTTTAATTTTGTGGATAGAAACTGGAATTTTGAATTTAAGGAATCCCAGCCAATGGAGTTCAACCGCTATTCCTACTTAAACGAAATCACTTCGCTACTGGCCTATTACGCCTATATCGTCATCGGCATAGATTATGACAGCTTTTCACAGGAAGGAGGCGAGCCCCATTTTGAAATTGCCAACAACATCGTTTCCAATGCCCTGCAATCTTCTAGACTTGGATGGGACCAAGACCCAAGTAATCGTCGAAACCGCTACTGGTTGATCGACGAGCTTTACAGTTCCCAAGTTACCAGAGCGATCCGCGAAGCCTATTATCTATACCATCGCCGGGGCCTTGATCTCCTCACCCAAAACCCGGAAGAAGCCTATACCAATATCTTACAGGCATTGGGAAAACTTGCTGAAGTCAACAACACACAACCCAATAGCATTTTGACCATTACATTTATGGATGCAAAATCTGATGAAGTCACTAAAATTCTCAAAAATGCTCCATTGGAGATCAAAGAACAAGCGGTGGATTACCTCCTACAGGTGGATCCTAACAATGCCAGAAAATACAATGATATCCTGTAA
- a CDS encoding outer membrane protein assembly factor BamD, with amino-acid sequence MKNTIKHILLLAMVVTLGACGKFYKLEKSTNWDEVYTAANEYYEEEEYNKAIILYDKVLPVIRGSEKSELAQFNYAYAHFRLKRYIEAASYFNTFYESFSRSPLAEEALFMHAYSLYLDAPDYNLDQQSSREAVAAIQQFINRFPQSDSYERAMGMIDNLQSRFEKKAYEEASMYYRLTEGLFPGQFYLACIVNFQNFVKSYPNSEHNEELSYKLVEVSSAYAERSIFNKKEERLNQALEFGSEFQRKYPKSEYQNEVTALMAETKEELTSHQKTKKQYDELRKLEQEAREKQEKEEEESQELEEAVTPETEVNSN; translated from the coding sequence ATGAAGAATACAATTAAACATATCTTGCTATTGGCAATGGTAGTGACCCTTGGTGCCTGTGGAAAGTTCTACAAACTGGAAAAAAGCACCAATTGGGACGAAGTATATACCGCTGCCAATGAATATTACGAAGAAGAAGAGTACAATAAGGCCATTATCCTGTATGACAAGGTATTACCTGTCATCCGAGGGAGTGAGAAATCCGAATTGGCGCAGTTCAATTACGCATATGCGCACTTTAGGCTAAAACGGTACATTGAAGCAGCCAGCTATTTCAACACCTTTTATGAAAGCTTTAGCCGAAGCCCATTAGCCGAAGAAGCACTTTTCATGCATGCCTATTCGCTGTACCTGGACGCTCCTGATTACAACTTGGATCAACAAAGTAGCCGTGAAGCAGTAGCTGCAATACAGCAATTCATCAACCGTTTTCCGCAGTCGGATTCCTATGAGCGGGCAATGGGCATGATCGACAACCTACAGTCGCGCTTTGAGAAAAAAGCCTATGAAGAAGCCAGCATGTATTACCGTCTGACTGAAGGGTTGTTCCCAGGACAGTTTTATTTGGCCTGCATTGTAAACTTCCAGAATTTCGTAAAGTCCTACCCAAACAGTGAGCATAACGAAGAGCTCTCCTATAAACTGGTAGAAGTCAGTTCTGCTTATGCTGAGCGAAGCATTTTCAACAAAAAAGAAGAACGTCTCAACCAAGCACTAGAATTTGGCAGTGAATTCCAACGCAAATATCCAAAAAGCGAATACCAAAACGAGGTGACAGCCTTAATGGCAGAAACGAAAGAGGAGCTTACTTCTCATCAAAAGACGAAAAAACAATACGATGAGCTCAGAAAGCTAGAGCAGGAGGCGAGAGAAAAACAAGAAAAGGAAGAGGAAGAATCACAAGAGCTTGAAGAGGCCGTTACGCCTGAAACGGAAGTCAATTCCAATTAA
- a CDS encoding FAD-dependent oxidoreductase, with protein sequence MKNHRRDFLKKTALFSIGAASLGACTSYVPQASTANFYINHPKLPKVVVSRKRIIKETVGLRPFRQSGPRIQSQNLGDKTIVHNYGHGGSGWSLSWGTAMLATELIEKTGTKDIAVVGCGISGLSTARTLQNKGYRVTIYTKEVYPNVTSALATGTWSPTSRLLDPERLTPEFTVKFQKACQYSYDTFQRLLGIHHMVDWMESYRIRSGKPSSNSYNHQGLHDKLYTSSMDFYPSPTLLGKRENPFKQPTVYRSPTTIFNIPTYMKMLRDDFLLAGGKIAIRTFKRPEDIVALPQMCIANCTGLGSLELFGDEELMPISGQLAFLVPQPELHYRASMGGVYFIPRQDGIMLGGNGINGNWDTTPDADVTDRYLEGVQEIMRQLRS encoded by the coding sequence ATGAAAAACCACAGGAGAGATTTTCTCAAAAAAACTGCTTTATTCAGTATCGGAGCGGCCAGTTTAGGAGCATGTACCAGTTACGTACCCCAAGCCTCTACCGCAAACTTCTACATTAACCATCCCAAACTGCCAAAGGTAGTCGTATCACGGAAGCGTATCATTAAAGAGACCGTAGGGTTAAGACCATTTCGCCAAAGTGGCCCCAGAATCCAAAGCCAAAATTTAGGAGACAAGACCATTGTCCACAACTATGGTCATGGTGGCAGTGGTTGGTCATTATCTTGGGGAACAGCCATGCTCGCAACGGAACTTATTGAAAAAACAGGAACTAAGGACATTGCAGTGGTTGGTTGTGGTATTAGCGGACTTTCTACTGCCAGAACCCTCCAGAACAAAGGATATCGAGTCACCATTTACACCAAAGAGGTATATCCTAATGTCACTTCTGCTTTGGCCACCGGTACTTGGTCACCTACTTCCAGGTTATTAGATCCTGAGAGGCTTACACCAGAATTTACGGTCAAATTTCAGAAAGCATGTCAATATTCTTATGACACCTTTCAGCGGCTTTTGGGCATTCATCACATGGTGGATTGGATGGAAAGTTACCGCATCAGAAGTGGTAAACCATCGTCAAACTCCTATAACCACCAAGGGCTTCATGATAAGCTTTACACTTCCTCTATGGATTTTTATCCATCCCCCACCCTATTGGGCAAAAGAGAGAACCCATTTAAACAACCTACGGTATATCGCTCGCCGACAACAATCTTCAACATCCCCACCTATATGAAAATGCTACGGGATGATTTCCTCTTGGCCGGTGGGAAAATAGCGATCAGAACATTCAAGCGACCTGAAGATATTGTTGCCCTTCCACAAATGTGTATTGCCAATTGCACCGGACTGGGCTCGCTGGAGTTATTTGGCGATGAAGAGCTTATGCCGATTTCAGGTCAATTGGCATTTTTGGTACCACAGCCGGAATTACACTATCGGGCCAGCATGGGAGGCGTGTACTTTATTCCCCGCCAAGATGGGATAATGCTTGGCGGAAATGGCATCAACGGCAATTGGGACACCACACCAGATGCGGACGTAACCGACCGATATCTTGAAGGGGTGCAAGAGATCATGAGACAATTAAGGAGCTAA
- a CDS encoding enoyl-ACP reductase FabI, whose product MPENLLKGKKGIITGALDENSIAWKTALKAKEQGAKFVLTNAPIAMRMGAINELAKECDTIVIPADATSVEDLEKLYDEAKEYLGGNFDFLLHSIGMSPNIRKGRAYGDLNYDWAMKSYDVSAVSFHKMMQVAEKKDIMNEWGSIVGLSYIAAQRVFPFYTDMADAKALLESIARGFGYRFGKSKKVRVNTISQSPTVTTAGSGIGGFDAFYNFADSVSPLGNASAEACAEYIVSLFSDFTRMVTMQNLYHDGGYSNTGISEEIMEKFSDQK is encoded by the coding sequence ATGCCTGAGAACCTACTGAAAGGAAAAAAAGGAATCATTACCGGTGCACTGGACGAAAATTCCATTGCCTGGAAAACCGCCCTGAAAGCCAAGGAGCAGGGTGCCAAGTTTGTGCTGACCAATGCCCCTATCGCCATGAGGATGGGTGCCATCAACGAACTGGCCAAGGAATGTGACACCATCGTCATCCCGGCTGACGCCACTTCTGTAGAAGACCTGGAAAAGCTTTATGACGAAGCCAAGGAATACTTAGGGGGAAACTTCGACTTTTTGCTCCATTCTATCGGAATGTCTCCAAACATTAGAAAAGGACGTGCTTATGGTGACCTAAACTACGACTGGGCCATGAAGTCTTATGATGTATCAGCGGTATCTTTTCACAAAATGATGCAAGTGGCAGAGAAAAAAGACATTATGAACGAATGGGGATCGATCGTAGGCCTTTCTTATATCGCTGCCCAACGGGTTTTCCCTTTTTATACGGATATGGCTGACGCCAAAGCGTTGCTGGAAAGCATCGCAAGGGGCTTTGGTTACCGATTTGGAAAAAGTAAAAAAGTACGGGTAAATACCATCTCCCAATCTCCTACCGTAACCACTGCCGGCTCCGGTATCGGTGGATTTGACGCATTCTATAATTTCGCTGATTCTGTATCTCCACTTGGAAACGCATCTGCTGAAGCTTGTGCAGAATACATCGTATCTTTGTTTTCGGACTTCACCAGAATGGTCACCATGCAGAATCTTTATCATGATGGCGGATACTCCAATACGGGTATTTCTGAAGAAATCATGGAAAAGTTTTCTGATCAAAAATAA
- the coaBC gene encoding bifunctional phosphopantothenoylcysteine decarboxylase/phosphopantothenate--cysteine ligase CoaBC: MQLQGKRILLGITGSIAAYKAAHLTRLLVKEGAEVQIIMSTSALDFITPLTLSTLSKRPVYHQFHKGETGEWNNHIELGLWADLFVIAPLSASTLSKLANGNSDNLLTATYLSARCPVMLAPAMDLDMYQHPSVAHNFSIIKNYGNILLDAESGELASGLSGQGRMMEPEHILEMAIRHFEASNDLSGTTALVTAGPTQEAIDPVRYIGNHSSGKMGVAIAENMAKRGAKVNLVLGPSQEKNHHPNITTIHVTSAQEMYEAALQAHPDAKINVFAAAVADYAPANPAKEKIKKSSNDLSISLKKNIDIAATLGENKSNEQYHVGFALETDKEEENALAKLKKKNFDFIVLNSMKDEGAGFKHDTNKITIYHKSGKQETSPLLSKTDIAALIVNTIVKDL, translated from the coding sequence ATGCAGCTGCAGGGCAAACGCATATTGTTGGGCATTACGGGCAGTATTGCCGCCTACAAAGCAGCTCATCTGACCAGGCTACTGGTCAAAGAAGGAGCAGAAGTACAAATCATTATGAGTACTTCTGCTCTTGATTTTATCACCCCACTTACCCTTTCCACACTCTCCAAAAGACCGGTCTATCACCAGTTTCACAAGGGGGAGACCGGGGAATGGAACAATCATATCGAACTGGGCCTTTGGGCCGATCTGTTTGTGATTGCGCCATTAAGCGCCAGCACGCTTTCCAAACTTGCCAACGGCAATTCCGACAACCTACTTACCGCCACTTACCTATCGGCCAGATGCCCCGTGATGCTGGCTCCCGCCATGGATTTGGACATGTACCAGCACCCTTCGGTAGCCCACAATTTTTCCATCATTAAAAACTATGGCAATATCCTTTTGGATGCCGAAAGTGGTGAACTTGCAAGCGGATTAAGCGGTCAAGGACGAATGATGGAGCCAGAACATATTCTGGAAATGGCGATTAGGCACTTTGAGGCATCCAATGACCTTAGCGGCACCACCGCTTTGGTAACTGCTGGGCCAACCCAGGAGGCTATTGACCCGGTACGCTACATCGGCAATCACTCCAGTGGAAAGATGGGAGTAGCCATCGCTGAAAACATGGCCAAAAGAGGAGCAAAGGTTAACCTTGTCTTGGGACCATCACAAGAAAAAAACCATCATCCCAATATCACTACTATCCATGTAACGAGCGCTCAGGAAATGTACGAGGCGGCCCTGCAAGCCCACCCTGATGCCAAGATCAATGTTTTCGCTGCTGCAGTAGCTGACTATGCTCCCGCTAATCCTGCCAAGGAAAAAATAAAGAAATCAAGCAACGACCTTAGCATCTCCCTAAAAAAGAATATTGACATCGCCGCTACGCTTGGAGAAAATAAGTCCAATGAACAATACCATGTGGGATTTGCCTTGGAAACCGACAAAGAGGAAGAAAATGCCTTGGCAAAGCTTAAGAAGAAAAACTTTGATTTTATTGTGCTCAATTCCATGAAGGATGAAGGCGCAGGGTTTAAGCATGACACCAATAAAATCACTATCTATCATAAAAGTGGCAAACAAGAGACCTCTCCATTATTATCCAAAACAGACATTGCGGCTTTGATCGTAAACACGATCGTAAAAGACCTCTAG